A window of the Oncorhynchus masou masou isolate Uvic2021 chromosome 13, UVic_Omas_1.1, whole genome shotgun sequence genome harbors these coding sequences:
- the LOC135553343 gene encoding uncharacterized protein DDB_G0271670-like → HSRSSSRNSSSSRSNSSSSSSSSSSHISSHSSSSSGNSSSSNHSGSSSRSSSCSRGISSSSNSSSSTRSSNSSSSSCNSSSSSSSSSSSRSCSRSSSRSSSSNSCSSSSSSSSSSSGHSSSSSRSSSRSNSSSSSSSSSSNNSSSSSSSRHSRSSSSSSRSSSSHSSSSSHSSSRSSSGSRSSSGSSNSSSSSSNSSR, encoded by the coding sequence catAGCAGAAGCAGTAGtcgtaacagtagtagtagtagaagtaacagcagtagtagtagtagtagcagtagtagtcatATCAGTAgtcatagcagtagtagtagcggtaacagtagcagtagtaatcaTAGCGGTAGCAGTAGTCGTAGCAGTAGCTGTAGTAGAGgtatcagtagtagcagtaacagtagcagtagtactcgtagcagtaatagtagtagcagtagctgtaacagtagcagtagtagtagcagtagcagtagtagtcgtagctgtagtaggagtagtagtagaagtagcagtagtaacagttgtagtagcagtagcagtagtagcagtagcagcagtggtcatagcagtagcagtagtcgtagcagtagtagaagtaacagtagtagcagtagcagtagcagtagtagtaataacagtagtagcagtagcagtagcagacacagtagaagtagcagtagtagtagcagaagcagtagtagtcatagcagtagcagtagtcaTAGCAGTAGTCGTAGCAGTAGCGGTAGTCGTAGCAGTAGCggaagtagtaacagtagtagtagcagcagtaacagtagtagatgA